A stretch of the Luteitalea sp. genome encodes the following:
- a CDS encoding sulfatase-like hydrolase/transferase encodes MLAWFRPAAAAPEEVEKPNIIFMWADNLGYGDLGCFGSAKHRTPNIDRMADEGMKLTNFYAAATVCTPSRAALMTGSYPRRVGLEWTEPDGVVLRPVSPNGLHPEEVTIAEVLEERGYATAHIGKWHLGDQPAFLPTRQGFDYYFGVPYSDDMTPDNGPPGKWPPLPLMRNEEVIEAPPDRNLLTRRETEETIRFIEDNRDRPFFIWLSQAMPGSTNRPFASEAFQGRSANGPYGDAVEELDWSVGQILQALDDLGLENRTLVIYTSDNGAVAPSPRRPEGHHGSNAPLSGYCNSIRMEGGMRVPFVARWPGRIPAGRVSDELATTMDMLPTFAHLTGGRPPQDRTIDGRNIWPLLAGEAGAKSPHVAFFCYHRSHLLAVRSGKWKLQVPLPEEADAGAADQKNPAGLYDLSTDIAETRDVSREHPAIVAQLSKLLEHAREELGDGRRAGAGQRPVGRVENPQPQLLERQSK; translated from the coding sequence ATGCTGGCCTGGTTTCGGCCCGCAGCAGCAGCGCCGGAGGAGGTCGAGAAACCGAACATCATCTTCATGTGGGCCGACAATCTCGGCTACGGCGACTTGGGGTGCTTCGGATCGGCGAAGCATCGGACACCCAACATCGATCGTATGGCCGACGAAGGCATGAAGTTGACGAACTTCTATGCCGCAGCCACGGTCTGCACGCCGTCGCGCGCCGCGTTGATGACCGGTTCGTATCCGCGTCGTGTCGGCCTCGAGTGGACCGAGCCGGACGGCGTTGTGCTTCGCCCCGTCTCGCCCAACGGCCTGCACCCAGAGGAGGTCACCATTGCCGAGGTGCTCGAGGAGCGCGGGTATGCCACGGCGCACATCGGGAAATGGCACCTGGGTGATCAGCCCGCCTTCCTACCGACGCGCCAGGGCTTTGACTATTACTTCGGCGTTCCCTACAGCGACGATATGACGCCGGACAACGGGCCCCCTGGGAAATGGCCTCCGCTTCCGCTCATGCGTAACGAAGAGGTCATCGAGGCCCCTCCCGATCGAAACCTGCTGACCAGACGAGAGACGGAAGAGACCATACGGTTCATCGAGGACAACAGGGATCGTCCGTTCTTTATCTGGCTTTCCCAGGCCATGCCAGGCAGCACGAATCGGCCGTTTGCCAGCGAGGCGTTTCAAGGTAGAAGCGCGAATGGACCGTACGGAGACGCCGTTGAGGAGCTCGACTGGTCTGTTGGACAGATCCTCCAGGCGCTCGACGACTTGGGGCTCGAGAACAGGACGCTCGTCATCTATACCTCCGACAACGGCGCCGTTGCTCCGTCCCCCAGGCGCCCAGAGGGCCATCATGGCAGTAATGCGCCGCTGTCTGGGTACTGCAACTCAATCAGGATGGAGGGTGGCATGCGCGTCCCCTTTGTGGCGCGCTGGCCTGGCAGGATTCCCGCGGGTCGTGTGTCCGACGAGCTCGCGACGACAATGGATATGCTTCCGACGTTTGCGCATCTCACCGGCGGAAGGCCCCCTCAGGATCGCACGATCGACGGCCGAAACATCTGGCCCCTCCTCGCGGGAGAAGCCGGCGCCAAGTCGCCCCACGTCGCATTCTTCTGCTATCACCGAAGTCATCTGCTCGCCGTGCGCTCCGGTAAGTGGAAGCTCCAGGTGCCCCTTCCAGAGGAGGCCGACGCAGGCGCTGCTGACCAGAAGAATCCAGCGGGTCTCTACGACTTGAGCACGGACATTGCCGAGACACGCGACGTGAGCCGTGAGCACCCGGCCATCGTCGCGCAACTCTCGAAGCTGCTCGAGCACGCTCGTGAGGAGCTCGGCGATGGCCGTCGCGCCGGAGCGGGGCAGCGCCCGGTGGGGCGTGTGGAGAACCCGCAACCCCAATTGCTCGAGAGACAATCGAAATGA